From the Haemophilus parainfluenzae genome, the window CAGCATAGGCAATATAAGGCTTAATATCAAAAATAGGTGTGCCATCGACAAGATCCACGGAGCCCAAATGCAGAAAAACACGCCCATGAATACATTCCACTTGGCGTAATTCAACTTTGGATAAGCCTAGCGGATTTGGGCGATGTGTAGCGCGTGAGGCAAATACGCCGACACGTTGATTGCCTCCTAAACGAGGGGGGCGAACAGTGGATTGCCATTTCCCATGGGGTACTTTGTCGAATTGGAAAATAAGCCAAATATGGCTAAATTGCTCTAAGCCTCGCACCGCCTCTGGCGAATTATAAGGGGGGAGCAGTTCCACAATACCAATGCCATCCTGTACTAAATCTGGTTGGCGTGGCACCGAGAATTTTTCTTTGTAAGGCGTATGAATCACCGCAATTGGGTGAAGAGTCAGTGTTAAATCATTCATAAAAAGGCAATTTCCGTGTAGAATACGCCCTTTATTGTAATCAAAAGTGCGGTCAAAAAAAATGACAAATCATAAATTGAAAATGTGGTGGGAAACCGCTCGCCCAAAAACCTTGCCTTTGGCATTAGCTTCTATTTTTACCGGCTCTGCATTGGCATATTGGGCGGATAAAGAGAGTTTTAATCTCACCGTGATGTTACTTTGCTTACTTACTACCATTTTATTGCAAGTACTTTCTAACTTTGCTAACGATTACGGCGATCATCAAAAAGGGTCAGATACCGAAGAACGTATTGGGCCTTTACGTGGTATTCAGCAAGGTGCAATTTCCGCGAATGAGCTCAAATGGGGCTTAATTTTAATGGCGGTGGGGGCGTTTTTCTCAGGTGCATTCTTAATTGGTATCGCATATCAAAGTCTTACTGATTTATTGGCCTTTGCTGGTTTGGGTATTCTTGCCATTATTGCTGCCATTACTTATACCGTAGGCGCTAAACCTTATGGTTATTTAGGTTTAGGCGATTTGTCTGTTTTGCTCTTTTTTGGACTATTAGGTGTAGGTGGAACTTATTATCTACAAACTCACAGCATTGATAGCTTAATTACTTTACCTGCGCTAGGCTCTGGTTTATTAGCAACAGCCGTTTTAAATATCAATAATTTACGTGATATTGAGCAAGATGCGAAAGTCGGGAAAAATACCTTGGTGGTACGTATTGGTCCGAAGAAGGGACGTGTTTATCACTGTATTTTATTAAGCGTTGCCGCTTTATGTTATGTGTTATTTGCGTCATCAACAGCATTTAGCCCTTGGCATTTCTTATTTTTATTGGCATTTCCATTGTTATTAAAACACGCATTATTTGTTTATCGAAGCAAAGAGCCCGCAGTGTTGCGTCCGATGTTGGCTCAGATGTCTATGATTTCTTTATTTATCAATATCTTGTTTAGTTTAGGCTTGCTTATCGGCTAAATCGGCTTATACTAGAGAAAAAATTTTAACGACAAGGGGTACATTATGTATATCGATACTTCAGAACTTTGTGATATTTATGCTGATCAAGTGGATGTGGTTGAGCCAATTTTTTCTAGCTTTGGTGGCGTCAGCAATTTCTACGGCAAAGTGACGACAGTAAAATGTTTTGAAAATAATGGATTAATTGCCGAGATCCTTGAAGAAAATGGTGAAGGCAGAGTGCTTGTCGTAGATGGTGGTGGTGCAGTTCGCCGTGCTTTAATTGATGCTGAGCTTGCACAACTTGCCGCAGATAATGACTGGGCGGGCATCATTGTTTATGGTGCAGTGCGTCAAATTCAACAACTTGAAAATATTGATATTGGTATTCATGCGCTTGCCCCAATTCCAGTTGGTGCAGATGAAAATAATCATGGTGAAAGTGATCTTCCAGTGAATTTTGGTGGTGTAACATTCTTCCCTGAAGATTATATTTATGCCGATTTAACAGGTATCATTCTTTCACAGGAAGCATTAGATTTAGAAGACGTCGAAGAAGAATAATTTTGAAATTATTGACCTCTTTAAAGTGCGGTTAGAAATAACCGCACTTTTTTTGTTAAAATTTTTTTGAACAAGATCACATTTTAGACATTTGTTAGTTGAAAGTTTGTAACATTCATTTAACATCGAAAATAGTTCATTTGTAATCAGTTTGGAGGGACTCATGAACGAAACAAACACAACTAAAAATTATAAAAGTGGGATTATCTTTCTGCTGGCGATAGCCTGTTTTTTTATTTTATTAAAATCTTTACCTTTCGCACCTAAGGAAAATGCTGGTTTAGCATTATTAGCCTTTGTGGCGATTCTTTGGTTAACTGAGGCGTTACATGTCACCGTGACCGCTCTTTTGGTGCCATTACTTGCAATTGCTCTTGATTTGGTGACAACCAAACAAGCTTTAGTGGCGTTTGCTGATCCAACCATTTTCTTATTCTTTGGTGGTTTTGCTTTAGCGACAGCTTTGCACATACAAAAACTCGATAAAATGATTGCCAATAAAATCATGGCAATGGCACGTGGTAATTTGTTTGTCGCTGTGATGTATCTTTTTGCTATTACTGCTTTCCTTTCCATGTGGATGAGTAACACAGCAACAGCTGCCATGATGTTACCTTTAGCGATGG encodes:
- a CDS encoding 1,4-dihydroxy-2-naphthoate polyprenyltransferase, whose product is MTNHKLKMWWETARPKTLPLALASIFTGSALAYWADKESFNLTVMLLCLLTTILLQVLSNFANDYGDHQKGSDTEERIGPLRGIQQGAISANELKWGLILMAVGAFFSGAFLIGIAYQSLTDLLAFAGLGILAIIAAITYTVGAKPYGYLGLGDLSVLLFFGLLGVGGTYYLQTHSIDSLITLPALGSGLLATAVLNINNLRDIEQDAKVGKNTLVVRIGPKKGRVYHCILLSVAALCYVLFASSTAFSPWHFLFLLAFPLLLKHALFVYRSKEPAVLRPMLAQMSMISLFINILFSLGLLIG
- the rraA gene encoding ribonuclease E activity regulator RraA; translation: MYIDTSELCDIYADQVDVVEPIFSSFGGVSNFYGKVTTVKCFENNGLIAEILEENGEGRVLVVDGGGAVRRALIDAELAQLAADNDWAGIIVYGAVRQIQQLENIDIGIHALAPIPVGADENNHGESDLPVNFGGVTFFPEDYIYADLTGIILSQEALDLEDVEEE
- the tsaA gene encoding tRNA (N6-threonylcarbamoyladenosine(37)-N6)-methyltransferase TrmO → MNDLTLTLHPIAVIHTPYKEKFSVPRQPDLVQDGIGIVELLPPYNSPEAVRGLEQFSHIWLIFQFDKVPHGKWQSTVRPPRLGGNQRVGVFASRATHRPNPLGLSKVELRQVECIHGRVFLHLGSVDLVDGTPIFDIKPYIAYADSEPEAKSSFAQEKPPVKLNVEFTEIAQSAVKKYHKNRPHLARFITEVIAQDPRPAYQQGKETDRIYGISLYEFNIKWRIKAGTTDCVEILDIQKLKEQKS